In Leishmania donovani BPK282A1 complete genome, chromosome 35, the following are encoded in one genomic region:
- a CDS encoding cytochrome P450 reductase, putative, translating to MAQKRYVALVGALVLGATSAVLLMRQWRVQRERREFAERYAKQIKAAREAHAQSLNGGSASPDSADISDADFDDEAAAVKVIYGSESGNAEGLAKGFVMTLRDRGVQAALIDPSRWAYMEDYLYHNKRNVPLFHPIKVVSTNTSSAEKGSRKTAEEANTPRPPLVYIFIVATAGEGEPTGNFMALFQEMQSAVRRATTAKVPAQSSAVTAGAAPSSATEEAPFKNIYYAVFGLGDSSYKYYCRSATDTNTLLKKGGGINVHRVGFGDARHGMQEDVFDEWQEKVMLALEEKCGLEMTTGTRAPPKPELQFRFLSSTAATTAATTSTVPQAGPCGAAEGTAAPSTTTITNNADPNRSVLLRTATPSNAVAAESTSAPPISLPFPPPPVLLEPSLMNPTRIRLVTKTQLSPPRDSDGSSVYRFCFETDGTGISYQAGDHLGIFPTSPPEMVARCAKALSIPAGELETPVELCEMVPSRGIFRNVLPARVPLRVVLQRYVDLCGRPKKSTLRVLAKYCTDPVQQEAFLELLRLPAEKEAEEAAAGSCAAWKPKKLRTVVDYLEKFPSCCCIPLGHFIEVMPRTQPRYYSIASDRMSHGTKVEIIVRVLTDGLASSYLAHRIEEGDEVFAYVRITTFHLPQRIGEKRPVLMIGPGTGAAAMVGFCYRKEALMRKQPAAHYGPTVFLFGAQRRQTEYFVEEEVQRWAMAPAEMKQWDADHPTSHAGLAARRSTTHSWEPLPASVITTVDCAFSRDQEEKRYVTSLIDKHKDLIYEMLTSTAGGGCLVFLSGEASVMAKDVDRALVALLQDRGGMTRLAALEFLRRMESDHRYLKDVY from the coding sequence ATGGCGCAAAAGCGGTACGTGGCCCTGGTAGGAGCGTTGGTGCTTGGCGCCACCTCCGCGGTGCTTCTGATGCGACAGTGGAGagtgcagcgcgagcgccgcgagTTTGCGGAGCGGTACGCGAAGCAAATAAAGGCGGCCCGTGAGGCGCATGCCCAGTCCTTGAACGGTGGCAGTGCCTCGCCGGACTCAGCGGACATTAGCGACGCCGACTTCGACGATGAGGCCGCGGCCGTGAAGGTTATCTACGGCAGCGAGTCTGGCAACGCTGAGGGACTGGCGAAGGGCTTCGTCATGACACTGCGCGACCGCGGCGTCCAGGCCGCGCTCATCGATCCTAGCCGGTGGGCGTACATGGAGGACTACTTGTACCATAACAAGCGGAACGTGCCGCTGTTTCACCCCATCAAGGTGGTGTCCACCAACACCAGCTCCGCCGAGAAGGGGAGTCGCAAGACTGCAGAGGAAGCGAACACACCACGTCCGCCGCTGGTGTACATCTTCATTGTTGCAACTGCTGGTGAGGGCGAACCGACCGGTAACTTCATGGCTCTCTTCCAGGAAATGCAgtcggcggtgcggcgagcTACCACAGCCAAGGTACCTGCCCAGTCCAGTGCCGTCACcgcaggtgcggcgccgtcgtcggctACCGAGGAGGCACCATTCAAGAATATCTACTACGCAGTGTTTGGACTCGGTGACAGCTCCTACAAGTACTactgccgctccgccaccgACACGAACACTCTCCTCAAAAAGGGTGGCGGCATCAACGTGCATCGTGTCGGCTTCGGCGACGCCCGCCACGGCATGCAGGAAGACGTCTTCGATGAGTGGCAGGAGAAGGTGATGCTCGCGCTGGAAGAGAAGTGTGGGCTGGAGATGACAAcgggcacgcgtgcgccgccaAAGCCCGAGCTCCAGTTCCGCTTCCTGTCTTCcaccgcagcgacgacggcagccacCACGTCCACCGTCCCTCAGGCGGGCCCCTGCGGAGCCGCCgagggcaccgcagcgccaagCACGACCACCATCACGAACAACGCAGATCCGAACCGCAGCGTTCTCCTGAGAACGGCAACACCGAGCaacgccgtggcggcggagagcaCGAGCGCTCCGCCCATCTCGCTCCCGtttccgccgccaccggtgctgctggagccgtCGCTGATGAACCCGACAAGGATCCGCCTCGTAACGAAGACgcagctgtcgccgccgcgcgacagcgacggcagcagcgtctaCCGCTTCTGCTTCGAGACGGACGGCACAGGCATCTCGTACCAGGCCGGTGACCATCTTGGCATCTTTCCCACGAGCCCGCCGGAGATGGTGGCGCGGTGCGCCAAGGCCCTCTCCATCCCAGCAGGCGAGCTGGAGACACCGGTGGAGCTGTGCGAGATGGTGCCATCGCGCGGCATTTTCCGAAACGTGCTGCCGGCCCGTGTACCTTTGCGCGTTGTGCTGCAACGCTACGTGGACCTGTGCGGCCGTCCAAAGAAGTCGACTCTGCGCGTTCTCGCCAAGTACTGCACTGATCCGGTCCAGCAGGAGGCCTTCCTCgagcttctccgcctccccgcagagaaggaggcggaggaggcggctgccggtAGCTGTGCTGCGTGGAAGCCGAAGAAGCTGCGCACTGTCGTGGACTATCTCGAGAAGTTCCctagctgctgctgcattcCGCTGGGCCACTTCATCGAGGTCatgccacgcacgcagccgcgctaCTACTCCATCGCGTCGGACCGGATGTCCCACGGCACCAAGGTCGAGATCATCGTGCGAGTACTCACGGACGGGCTGGCCAGCTCCTACCTCGCCCATCGCATCGAGGAAGGGGACGAGGTATTTGCGTACGTCCGCATCACCACCTTCcatctgccgcagcgcattGGAGAGAAGCGACCGGTGCTCATGATCGGCCCGggcaccggtgctgccgctaTGGTAGGGTTTTGCTACAGGAAGGAGGCCCTCATGCGAAAGCAACCGGCGGCCCATTACGGCCCGACCGTTTTTCTCTTcggtgcgcagcgtcgccaaACGGAGTACTTTGTGGAGGAAGAGGTCCAGCGCTGGGCTATGGCGCCGGCCGAGATGAAGCAATGGGACGCCGATCACCCGACCTCCCACGCCGGGCTGGCGGCGCGTCGCAGCACGACGCACTCGTGGGAGCCACTGCCCGCCTCTGTCATCACCACCGTTGATTGCGCCTTTAGTAGAGATcaagaggagaagaggtACGTCACCTCTCTCATCGACAAGCACAAAGATCTCATCTACGAGATGCTCacgagcaccgccggcggcggatgcCTTGTTTTCTTGTCCGGTGAAGCATCTGTCATGGCGAAGGACGTGGACCGGGCactggtggcgctgctgcaggaccGCGGAGGCATGACACGCCTGGCGGCGCTTGAGTTTCTGCGGCGCATGGAGAGCGACCACCGCTATCTCAAGGATGTGTACTAG
- a CDS encoding RNA binding protein, putative, with the protein MDVESRAYPPETSIFLGNVAYNTTEEDVWSFFQEHGIADVKRVRLVRDRETGDCKGFGYVEFMHASSVQPAIETRGDKLNGRELRIVHVNKSKEVKVATKSRREKRRSEHAGGRVGAEERKRSRSGGDADGGSRGSPDYSHVKKPRTESDLPSWAGLTTNPRRKMPKDLRPLVEGKVEFKPRGPRAPVKRKKRNPEK; encoded by the coding sequence ATGGACGTCGAGAGTCGTGCGTACCCGCCGGAGACGTCCATCTTCCTCGGCAACGTGGCCTACAAcacgacggaggaggatgtGTGGAGCTTCTTTCAGGAGCACGGCATCGCAGATGTGAAGCGAGTCCGCCTGGTGCGGGATCGCGAGACAGGCGACTGCAAGGGCTTCGGTTACGTGGAGTTTATGCACGCCTCATCTGTCCAACCTGCCATAGAGACCCGCGGCGACAAGCTTAATGGGCGCGAGCTGCGCATCGTGCACGTTAACAAGTCAAAGGAGGTGAAGGTGGCGACGAAGAGCCGACGCGAGAAGCGACGCAGTgagcacgccggcggccgtgtcGGTGCAGAGGAGCGCAAGCGATCccgcagcggaggcgacgctgacggTGGCAGTAGAGGCAGCCCAGACTACTCCCACGTCAAGAAACCGCGCACCGAGTCCGACCTTCCTTCGTGGGCGGGCTTAACAACAAACCCGCGGCGCAAGATGCCGAAGGACCTGCGGCCGCTTGTGGAGGGCAAGGTAGAGTTCAAGCCGCGCGGCCCACGCGCGCCAGTGAAGCGGAAGAAGCGCAACCCAGAGAAGTAA